A genomic stretch from Desulfovibrio sp. TomC includes:
- a CDS encoding glycosyltransferase has translation MAAQIRTVCLIHSSLAGVFNRLGVSAVVIDPPMGTASLPSLLANLPEPPDCVIHQEHLGKRFILTDIEAAPCPTIFWARDPHQNLFWQRHYARQFSAVASTQPHLLDAFAAAGAARTDWITWHGTSRPFVPFAARTRAMAFVGRITPLRRRRQWFADHLAAAGLVPCQNAHGEAMAAHYDAARVAPNECLAGEVNQRLFEAASSGCLPISERTPEAVAELFVPGREALYYDDVLELDEQLRFAAAHPGLIEKMARAAHAAVGERHLVEHRAAALLALAAEAVHRPGSPATGPAAAEATALTFFRLSRSEQLPLPQSVVWDRLSAAPPTPDVIAAMLHVAVDMDERTLVAQLAGICLARPDLAANVQAAALTCAACWRMDDPEGARRTYAAYVRATGRTQAARLHDAFDYLLFFAAALEARGYDSAPGLLFNPDRHLPENAAECLVTAKQLRPDSLEVDRRLAGILSRHAGGQAERVGLLSNLSLHRRNDWALGLELAQANLHAFRREPGLEEAMDAAMAAAGQGQLARFSRRLALADPSGRLRAELLARGLPLPPLEAAS, from the coding sequence ATGGCCGCCCAGATACGCACTGTCTGCCTCATCCATTCCTCCCTGGCCGGGGTCTTCAACCGCCTCGGGGTTTCCGCCGTGGTCATTGATCCGCCCATGGGCACGGCCAGCCTGCCAAGCCTGCTGGCCAACCTGCCCGAACCGCCCGACTGCGTCATCCACCAGGAACATCTCGGCAAACGCTTCATCCTGACCGATATTGAAGCCGCCCCCTGCCCCACCATCTTCTGGGCCCGCGACCCCCATCAAAATTTGTTCTGGCAGCGCCATTACGCCCGCCAGTTTTCCGCCGTGGCCAGCACCCAGCCCCATCTGCTCGATGCCTTTGCCGCGGCTGGCGCGGCCCGGACCGACTGGATCACCTGGCACGGGACCAGCCGCCCCTTTGTGCCCTTTGCCGCACGCACCCGGGCCATGGCCTTTGTCGGCCGCATCACCCCGCTTCGCCGCCGCCGCCAGTGGTTCGCCGACCACCTCGCTGCGGCCGGGCTCGTCCCCTGCCAAAACGCCCACGGCGAGGCCATGGCCGCTCACTACGACGCTGCCCGGGTCGCCCCCAACGAGTGTCTGGCCGGCGAGGTCAACCAGCGCCTGTTCGAGGCCGCGTCCAGCGGCTGCCTGCCCATCTCCGAACGCACCCCCGAGGCCGTGGCCGAACTGTTCGTGCCGGGCCGCGAGGCCCTGTATTACGACGACGTCCTGGAACTCGACGAACAGCTCCGCTTTGCCGCGGCCCATCCCGGGCTGATCGAGAAGATGGCCCGGGCCGCCCATGCCGCCGTGGGGGAGCGCCATCTGGTCGAGCACCGGGCGGCCGCCCTGCTCGCCCTGGCCGCCGAGGCCGTACACAGGCCGGGCAGCCCGGCCACAGGGCCGGCTGCGGCCGAAGCCACGGCCCTGACCTTTTTCCGCCTGTCTCGCAGCGAACAGCTGCCCCTGCCCCAGTCCGTGGTCTGGGACCGGCTCAGCGCCGCCCCGCCCACGCCGGACGTGATCGCGGCCATGCTCCACGTGGCCGTCGACATGGACGAGCGAACGCTGGTGGCCCAGCTGGCCGGCATATGCCTGGCCCGGCCCGACCTGGCCGCCAACGTCCAGGCTGCGGCCCTGACCTGCGCGGCCTGCTGGCGCATGGACGATCCGGAAGGGGCCAGACGGACGTACGCCGCCTATGTGCGGGCCACCGGCCGGACCCAGGCGGCCCGGTTGCACGACGCCTTTGACTACCTGCTTTTTTTCGCCGCCGCCCTCGAAGCGCGCGGCTATGACAGCGCGCCGGGCCTGCTCTTTAACCCGGACCGCCACCTGCCCGAAAACGCGGCCGAATGCCTGGTGACGGCCAAGCAGCTGCGTCCGGACTCCCTGGAAGTCGACCGCCGGCTGGCCGGGATCCTGAGCCGCCATGCCGGGGGGCAGGCCGAGCGGGTGGGGCTTTTGTCCAACCTGTCGCTCCATCGCCGCAACGACTGGGCCTTGGGCCTGGAGTTGGCCCAGGCCAACCTGCACGCCTTTCGCCGCGAACCCGGCCTGGAGGAAGCCATGGACGCCGCCATGGCCGCAGCCGGCCAGGGACAGCTGGCCCGCTTTTCCCGACGCCTCGCCCTGGCGGATCCCTCCGGCCGGCTGCGGGCCGAACTCCTGGCCCGGGGCCTGCCCCTGCCGCCGCTGGAGGCCGCCTCATGA
- a CDS encoding isoamylase early set domain-containing protein produces the protein MSLKKKPLKSKPVCKVTFTLAKEQAKGAGTVHLVGEFNDWDIHAAAMRRQKDGSFTATLDLDTGREYQFRYLIDGEIWISDPEADKYAFSPFGDCENSVVLV, from the coding sequence ATGTCGCTGAAGAAAAAACCGCTCAAAAGCAAGCCCGTTTGCAAGGTCACGTTCACCCTGGCCAAGGAACAGGCCAAAGGGGCTGGCACCGTGCATCTGGTCGGAGAATTCAACGACTGGGACATCCATGCCGCCGCCATGCGTCGACAAAAAGACGGTTCCTTCACCGCCACCCTTGACCTGGACACCGGGCGCGAATACCAGTTCCGCTACCTGATCGATGGGGAAATCTGGATCAGCGACCCCGAGGCGGACAAGTACGCCTTCAGCCCGTTTGGCGACTGCGAAAATTCCGTGGTCCTGGTCTAA
- a CDS encoding response regulator gives MKILIVDDDPLSRLTLEATLSRFGPCLCAENGSEGLDLYTRALDAGEPFSVVFMDIQMPIMDGHTALTAIRALEKERGLPPGREAKAVMITCHDDVKNVATSFFRGNVTCYFTKPLNLAAMVETLKKEAVL, from the coding sequence ATGAAAATTCTCATTGTGGACGACGATCCTCTTTCCCGTTTGACCCTGGAAGCCACCTTGTCCAGGTTCGGTCCCTGCCTCTGCGCTGAAAACGGCAGCGAAGGCCTCGACCTCTATACCCGGGCGCTTGATGCCGGCGAGCCGTTCTCCGTGGTTTTTATGGATATCCAAATGCCGATCATGGATGGACACACCGCGCTGACCGCCATCCGGGCCCTGGAAAAAGAGCGGGGCCTGCCCCCGGGCCGCGAGGCCAAGGCGGTCATGATCACCTGCCACGACGACGTCAAAAACGTGGCCACCTCGTTTTTCAGGGGCAACGTCACCTGCTATTTCACCAAACCCCTCAATCTGGCGGCCATGGTGGAAACGCTGAAAAAGGAAGCGGTGCTGTAG
- a CDS encoding lysophospholipid acyltransferase family protein, which produces MRALLFKLAVAPLTFFFSSLCWLFAHVGKNGLLSHWSECQWAKCLLWTAGVRIEADLSALDPAATYIFMANHQSHMDIPILFAALPGYNFRFLAKESLFAIPVFGPAMRRMGHVAIDRGNRRKAMESIQEAVHLVDSGVGLLVFPEGTRSMDYSRLQEFKTGGMIVALKCRAMVAPIIVSGSGNILAKHGRKLTPGVVRVRALPPFDAAAAYSLKQRDTFKNDLWDRMDAAYQEMRS; this is translated from the coding sequence ATGCGAGCTTTGCTGTTTAAATTGGCGGTTGCTCCGCTGACTTTTTTTTTCAGCAGTCTGTGCTGGTTGTTTGCCCATGTGGGCAAAAACGGCCTGCTCTCCCACTGGTCTGAATGCCAGTGGGCCAAGTGCCTGCTATGGACGGCCGGGGTGCGCATCGAGGCCGATCTGTCGGCCCTGGACCCTGCGGCCACGTACATTTTCATGGCCAACCACCAGAGCCATATGGACATCCCGATTCTTTTCGCCGCGCTGCCGGGATACAATTTCCGCTTTCTGGCCAAGGAGAGCCTGTTCGCCATTCCGGTGTTCGGCCCGGCCATGCGCCGCATGGGCCACGTGGCCATCGACCGGGGCAACCGGCGAAAGGCCATGGAGTCCATCCAGGAAGCCGTGCATCTGGTCGACAGCGGCGTGGGCCTGCTCGTTTTCCCGGAAGGCACGCGGTCCATGGATTATTCCCGGCTCCAGGAATTCAAGACCGGCGGCATGATCGTGGCCCTGAAGTGCCGGGCCATGGTGGCCCCGATTATCGTATCCGGCTCCGGGAACATTCTGGCCAAGCATGGCCGGAAGCTGACGCCCGGCGTGGTGCGGGTCCGGGCCTTGCCGCCTTTTGACGCTGCCGCCGCCTATTCGCTCAAACAGCGCGATACTTTTAAAAACGACCTTTGGGACCGCATGGACGCGGCCTACCAGGAGATGCGCTCATGA
- a CDS encoding ribonuclease J produces MNSSPAVTLYPLGGLGEIGLNCMALVSGDSMIVVDCGLMFPDDSLFGIDVVIPRFDFILQNRDKLKGIVLTHGHEDHIGALPWLMRSCDAPLYGSKFTLALAGKKLEEHSLREFTRFEPVAAGDVVTLGDFRVTFFPVCHSIVHGFGLGIETPAGRIVHTGDFKIDRNPLDGHATDLEAIKRFAKPGVTLLLSDSTNAEREGFALTEREIKAALGDIFTDAAGRIVVTLFSSHIQRMQEVFDLAHATGRKVAVSGKSLFTNIEIARELGHLRIPPGTEASLDELPGLPDHQVVLLVTGSQGEPLSALSRLAYGEHRQVKIQRGDTVLLSSRFIPGNIRAITRLINRLYKLGAEVLYERVQAIHASGHAHAEELRLMLRTVSPKFFIPIHGEYRHLVKHARIAVSCGVAPERALVIEDGQPVTFGGGLIRMEDAIPVEHIYVDGKGVGDVGATVLKERQLLAGEGLVIVVMVVDEKSGELTFGPNILSKGFVFEQHYSHVLEDAKCIVLDIYENVPPGQSDLLKERIRSALRRFFRKILERDPVVVPLVITL; encoded by the coding sequence ATGAATTCGTCCCCCGCCGTGACCCTCTACCCCTTGGGCGGCCTCGGCGAAATCGGGCTGAACTGCATGGCCCTTGTTTCCGGCGATTCGATGATCGTCGTGGACTGCGGCCTGATGTTTCCCGACGACTCCCTGTTCGGCATCGACGTGGTCATCCCGCGTTTCGATTTCATTTTACAAAACCGCGATAAATTAAAGGGCATTGTCCTCACCCACGGCCATGAAGACCACATTGGCGCGCTGCCCTGGCTCATGCGGTCCTGCGACGCGCCCCTGTACGGCTCGAAATTCACCCTGGCCCTGGCCGGCAAGAAGCTCGAAGAGCACAGTCTGCGGGAATTCACCCGGTTTGAGCCGGTGGCTGCCGGCGACGTGGTCACTCTGGGCGATTTTCGCGTCACCTTTTTCCCGGTCTGCCATTCCATTGTCCATGGCTTTGGCCTGGGCATCGAAACCCCGGCCGGGCGCATCGTCCACACCGGCGATTTCAAGATCGACCGCAATCCGCTCGACGGCCACGCCACCGATCTGGAGGCCATCAAGCGCTTTGCCAAGCCGGGCGTGACCCTGCTTCTCTCCGACTCCACCAATGCCGAACGCGAGGGGTTTGCCCTCACGGAACGCGAGATCAAGGCCGCCCTGGGCGACATCTTCACCGATGCCGCCGGCCGCATTGTGGTGACGCTTTTTTCCAGCCACATCCAGCGGATGCAGGAAGTCTTCGATCTGGCCCACGCCACCGGCCGCAAGGTGGCTGTGTCGGGCAAGAGCCTTTTCACCAACATCGAGATCGCCCGGGAACTGGGCCATCTGCGCATTCCGCCCGGGACCGAGGCCAGCCTGGACGAGCTGCCGGGCCTGCCCGACCATCAGGTGGTGCTGCTGGTCACCGGCTCCCAGGGGGAACCGCTCTCGGCCCTGTCGCGTCTGGCCTACGGCGAACACCGGCAGGTGAAAATCCAGCGGGGCGATACGGTCCTTTTGTCTTCGCGCTTTATCCCCGGCAACATCCGGGCCATCACGAGGCTTATAAACCGCCTCTACAAGCTCGGGGCCGAGGTCCTCTACGAGCGTGTCCAGGCCATCCACGCCTCGGGACACGCCCATGCCGAGGAACTGCGGCTCATGCTGCGCACGGTTTCGCCCAAGTTTTTCATCCCCATCCACGGCGAGTATCGCCATCTGGTCAAGCACGCCCGCATTGCGGTGTCCTGCGGCGTGGCCCCGGAACGGGCCCTGGTGATCGAGGACGGCCAGCCCGTGACCTTTGGCGGGGGGCTTATCCGCATGGAAGACGCCATCCCGGTCGAGCATATCTACGTTGACGGCAAAGGGGTCGGCGACGTCGGGGCCACCGTGCTCAAGGAACGCCAGCTGCTGGCCGGCGAGGGCTTGGTCATCGTGGTCATGGTGGTGGACGAGAAATCCGGCGAACTGACCTTTGGTCCGAACATCCTCTCCAAGGGCTTTGTTTTCGAGCAGCACTACAGCCACGTGCTGGAAGACGCCAAATGCATCGTGCTCGACATCTACGAAAACGTGCCCCCGGGCCAGTCCGATCTGCTCAAGGAGCGCATTCGCTCCGCCTTGCGGCGGTTTTTTCGCAAGATCCTCGAACGCGACCCGGTGGTGGTGCCGCTGGTCATCACCCTGTAA
- a CDS encoding fumarylacetoacetate hydrolase family protein: MKVLRVRHGDAAFYAQLVVENSTVVCLDRALGLPDPIPLAEVAVLPPVTPSKIICAAGNFRSRLREMGREAADAPMLFLKPPSAVIGSGQAIVLPQASARVDAEGELALVIGRACRNLAAADVAKYLFGYACAGDVTAVDLRALDETLGRAKGFDTFAPIGPWIETEVDNPTALGLRMFVNGQLVQEGNTSDMVVSPFALVSFVSSIMTLLPGDVILSGSPAGPSPITPGDEVRVEIDGVGVLINPVRAEPEATPLQ, from the coding sequence ATGAAGGTCCTTCGGGTGCGCCACGGCGACGCCGCATTTTACGCCCAGCTTGTGGTCGAAAACAGTACCGTTGTCTGTCTCGACCGCGCCTTGGGCCTGCCCGATCCCATCCCGCTGGCCGAGGTGGCCGTGCTGCCGCCGGTGACGCCGTCGAAGATCATCTGCGCCGCCGGCAACTTCCGCAGCCGCCTGCGCGAGATGGGACGGGAGGCTGCCGATGCGCCCATGCTGTTTTTAAAGCCGCCCTCGGCCGTCATCGGTTCCGGGCAGGCCATCGTGCTGCCCCAGGCCTCGGCCCGGGTGGATGCCGAGGGCGAACTGGCCCTGGTCATCGGCCGGGCCTGTCGCAACCTGGCCGCAGCCGACGTGGCCAAATACCTGTTCGGCTATGCCTGTGCGGGCGACGTGACCGCCGTGGACCTGCGCGCCCTCGACGAAACCCTGGGGCGGGCCAAGGGCTTTGACACCTTTGCCCCCATCGGCCCGTGGATCGAAACCGAGGTGGACAACCCGACGGCGCTGGGCCTGCGGATGTTTGTCAACGGACAGCTCGTCCAGGAAGGAAACACCAGCGACATGGTGGTTTCGCCCTTTGCCCTGGTCAGCTTTGTCTCCTCGATCATGACGCTGCTGCCGGGCGACGTGATCCTCTCCGGTTCGCCGGCCGGTCCGAGCCCCATCACCCCGGGCGACGAGGTGCGCGTGGAGATCGACGGCGTGGGCGTGCTCATCAATCCTGTCCGGGCCGAACCCGAAGCCACGCCCCTGCAATAA
- the rpsB gene encoding 30S ribosomal protein S2, which yields MPYVSMKQLLETGVHFGHQTRRWNPKMRPFIFGARNGIHIIDLQQTVKLYQKAHDFISDVVTGGGRVIFIGTKRQAQESVRKEADRVGQYSVTNRWMGGMLTNFQTIKKSIDRLKLLERMFEDGTIKRFPKKEIVMMGREVTKLTANLGGIKNMDRLPQAAFIIDPKREEIAVQECRKLGIPIVAVVDTNCDPDVIDYVIPGNDDAIRAIKLFATSIAEACLEGAAQNKDVDIEAAMDKDEAPESVAPAAPEAAPETAPETTVE from the coding sequence ATGCCTTACGTTTCAATGAAACAGCTGTTGGAGACCGGCGTCCACTTCGGACACCAGACGCGCCGTTGGAACCCCAAGATGCGTCCGTTCATTTTCGGGGCCAGAAACGGCATCCATATCATCGATCTGCAGCAGACCGTCAAACTCTACCAGAAGGCCCACGACTTCATCTCCGACGTGGTGACCGGCGGCGGCCGCGTCATTTTCATCGGGACCAAGCGTCAGGCCCAGGAGTCCGTGCGCAAGGAAGCTGACCGCGTCGGCCAGTACTCCGTGACCAACCGGTGGATGGGCGGCATGCTCACCAACTTTCAGACCATCAAGAAGAGCATCGATCGCTTAAAGCTCCTGGAGCGCATGTTCGAAGACGGCACCATCAAGCGTTTCCCCAAAAAGGAAATCGTCATGATGGGCCGCGAAGTGACCAAGCTGACCGCCAACCTCGGCGGCATCAAGAACATGGATCGTCTGCCCCAGGCGGCCTTTATCATCGACCCCAAGCGCGAGGAAATCGCCGTCCAGGAATGCCGCAAGCTCGGCATCCCCATCGTGGCCGTGGTTGACACCAACTGCGATCCCGACGTCATCGACTACGTGATCCCCGGCAACGACGACGCCATCCGGGCCATCAAGCTGTTTGCCACCAGCATTGCCGAAGCCTGCCTCGAAGGCGCGGCCCAGAACAAGGACGTCGATATTGAAGCGGCCATGGACAAGGACGAAGCGCCCGAGTCCGTCGCCCCGGCGGCTCCTGAAGCCGCTCCCGAAACCGCTCCCGAAACCACCGTCGAGTAG
- the tsf gene encoding translation elongation factor Ts yields MSAISAANVKALRDKTGAGMMDCKKALGECNCDEEKAIAWLREKGLSKAQKRAGRDTSEGVIGSYIHSTGKLGVIVEIKCETDFVARSERFVEFAKNVAMQIAAANPVCLAPEDVPAELLAKEKEIFKHQAMEEGKPEAIAEKIVEGRVKKFYKEICLLEQPFIKDDKVTIKDLLNELIGVLGENVQIGRYTRMALGETA; encoded by the coding sequence ATGTCGGCCATTTCCGCTGCTAACGTGAAGGCCCTGCGCGATAAAACCGGCGCGGGCATGATGGATTGCAAGAAGGCCCTTGGCGAGTGCAACTGCGACGAAGAAAAAGCCATCGCCTGGTTGCGCGAAAAGGGACTGTCCAAGGCCCAGAAACGGGCCGGCCGCGACACCTCCGAGGGCGTCATCGGCTCCTATATCCACTCCACCGGCAAGCTTGGCGTCATCGTCGAGATCAAGTGCGAGACGGACTTCGTGGCCCGTTCCGAGCGCTTCGTCGAGTTCGCCAAGAACGTGGCCATGCAGATTGCTGCGGCCAACCCGGTGTGTCTGGCTCCCGAGGACGTGCCGGCCGAGCTGCTGGCCAAGGAAAAAGAGATCTTCAAGCACCAGGCCATGGAAGAGGGCAAGCCCGAAGCCATTGCCGAGAAGATCGTCGAAGGCCGGGTCAAGAAGTTCTACAAAGAAATCTGCCTGCTGGAACAGCCGTTTATCAAGGACGACAAGGTCACCATCAAGGACCTGCTCAACGAGCTGATCGGCGTCCTGGGTGAAAACGTCCAGATCGGGCGGTATACCCGCATGGCCCTGGGCGAGACCGCCTAG
- the pyrH gene encoding UMP kinase: protein MSNLRFSQVLLKISGEALAGGRPFGIDNQTITNFCREIVDATALGARISLVIGGGNIFRGVSEQAAGMDRSSADYMGMLATVLNALAVQEGLEKQGLSTRVMSAITMREVCEPYIRRRALHHLDKGRVVICAAGTGNPYFTTDTAAALRAMELKSEAILKGTKVDGVYDKDPAKHADAVKFDELTYMDVLEKRLRVMDTTAISLAMDNHMPIVVFNMFTAGNLSRVLTGEPVGTVVRGGE, encoded by the coding sequence ATGTCGAATTTGCGGTTTTCCCAGGTTTTGCTTAAGATCAGCGGCGAGGCATTGGCCGGTGGTCGGCCCTTTGGCATCGACAACCAGACCATCACCAATTTTTGCCGGGAGATCGTGGACGCCACTGCCCTTGGAGCCAGGATTTCCCTGGTTATCGGCGGCGGCAATATCTTTCGCGGCGTCTCCGAACAGGCCGCCGGCATGGACCGGTCTTCGGCCGACTACATGGGGATGCTGGCCACGGTCTTAAACGCTCTGGCCGTCCAGGAAGGCCTCGAGAAGCAGGGCCTGTCCACCCGCGTCATGTCGGCCATCACCATGCGCGAGGTGTGCGAGCCCTATATCCGTCGTCGCGCCCTGCACCATCTGGACAAGGGCCGGGTGGTTATTTGCGCTGCCGGAACCGGCAATCCGTATTTCACCACGGACACGGCCGCAGCGCTTCGGGCCATGGAGCTGAAAAGCGAGGCCATTCTCAAGGGAACCAAGGTCGACGGCGTGTACGACAAGGACCCGGCCAAACACGCCGACGCCGTCAAATTCGATGAACTGACCTATATGGACGTGCTGGAAAAGCGGCTGCGGGTCATGGATACCACCGCCATCAGCTTGGCCATGGACAATCATATGCCCATCGTGGTCTTTAACATGTTTACCGCAGGAAACCTGAGCCGGGTGCTCACGGGCGAGCCCGTCGGCACCGTTGTCAGAGGAGGCGAATAA
- the frr gene encoding ribosome recycling factor: MQAVLKDAEDRMKKVLATLEKEFSRLRTGRASSALLEGVRVDYYGTPTQLDQLASVATPDSRTITIQPWDRKAFADIEKAIMKSGLGLTPVNDGKVIRISIPPLTEDRRKELVKMGKKHTEEAKVAVRNIRRDANEALKKKKSDKKINEDDQHKGQEDVQKLTDNYIVKTDEAFSKKEKEIMEI, from the coding sequence ATGCAGGCAGTGCTCAAGGACGCCGAAGACAGGATGAAAAAGGTGCTGGCCACCCTGGAGAAGGAATTCTCCCGGCTGCGCACCGGCCGGGCCTCAAGCGCCCTGCTCGAAGGCGTGCGCGTGGACTATTACGGCACCCCCACCCAGCTCGACCAGCTGGCCTCGGTGGCCACGCCCGACAGCCGCACCATCACCATCCAGCCCTGGGACCGCAAAGCCTTTGCCGACATCGAAAAGGCCATCATGAAGTCCGGCCTGGGCCTCACGCCGGTCAACGACGGCAAGGTCATCCGTATCTCCATTCCGCCCCTGACCGAAGATCGCCGCAAAGAGTTGGTCAAGATGGGCAAGAAGCACACCGAGGAAGCCAAGGTGGCCGTGCGCAACATCCGCCGCGACGCCAACGAGGCCCTCAAGAAAAAGAAAAGCGACAAGAAGATCAACGAAGACGACCAGCACAAGGGCCAGGAAGACGTGCAAAAGCTCACCGACAACTATATTGTCAAAACCGATGAGGCCTTTTCCAAGAAGGAAAAGGAAATCATGGAGATCTAG
- the uppS gene encoding polyprenyl diphosphate synthase: MAVIMDGNGRWATMRGLPRSEGHRAGTESARAILTRCRELGIGHLTLYTFSKENWGRPAEEVKFLFDLLVRFLTRELDTLLTQSIRFKVLGEIDELPLATRKVLGHVIAKTAQCTAMTLNLALNYSGREEILRACRRLAAKGTPPDGITEEALAAELYTAGQPDPDLIIRTSGEMRLSGYLLWQSAYSEFAFPDTLWPDFSPAHLDAVLSDYQNRTRRFGLTGEQLQT; encoded by the coding sequence GTGGCCGTCATCATGGACGGCAACGGGCGCTGGGCCACCATGCGCGGGCTGCCCCGCAGCGAGGGACACCGGGCCGGCACCGAGTCGGCCCGGGCCATTCTCACCCGTTGCCGGGAGCTCGGCATCGGCCATCTGACCCTGTACACCTTTTCCAAGGAGAACTGGGGCCGGCCGGCTGAGGAGGTCAAGTTCCTGTTTGATCTGCTCGTGCGGTTTCTGACCCGCGAGCTCGATACCCTGCTCACCCAATCCATTCGCTTCAAGGTGCTTGGCGAGATCGACGAACTGCCGCTGGCCACCCGCAAGGTGCTGGGCCACGTCATTGCCAAGACTGCCCAGTGCACGGCCATGACGCTCAATCTGGCGCTCAATTATTCCGGACGCGAAGAGATCCTGCGGGCCTGCCGCCGGCTTGCGGCCAAGGGGACGCCGCCGGACGGGATCACCGAAGAGGCCCTGGCCGCGGAACTCTACACCGCCGGCCAGCCCGATCCCGATCTCATCATCCGCACCAGCGGCGAGATGCGCCTGTCCGGCTACCTCCTGTGGCAATCGGCCTACAGCGAGTTCGCCTTCCCGGACACGCTTTGGCCGGATTTTTCCCCGGCCCATCTCGACGCCGTTTTAAGCGACTACCAGAACCGCACCCGCCGCTTCGGCCTGACCGGCGAGCAGCTCCAGACCTAG
- a CDS encoding DUF1330 domain-containing protein encodes MAAYLIFIREKMRDEAEYALYKQQAPAAMLGHDITPHVIYGPCQTLEGAEAQGVVVLEFACAEEAKAFYGSPAYQAACKHRHLGSDYRVFLTEGIEKNPPLAP; translated from the coding sequence ATGGCTGCCTATCTGATTTTCATTCGCGAGAAGATGCGCGACGAAGCCGAATACGCCCTCTATAAACAACAGGCTCCCGCCGCCATGCTGGGCCACGACATCACGCCGCACGTCATTTACGGCCCCTGCCAGACGCTGGAGGGAGCCGAGGCCCAAGGCGTTGTCGTGCTTGAATTCGCCTGCGCCGAAGAAGCAAAAGCCTTTTACGGCAGCCCGGCCTACCAGGCGGCCTGCAAACACAGGCATCTGGGCAGCGACTATCGAGTCTTTCTGACGGAAGGAATTGAAAAGAACCCGCCGCTTGCGCCGTAA
- a CDS encoding SDR family oxidoreductase, with the protein MSMNLELAGQRVLVTAGTKGIGGAVAGLFRHYGARVLAVARTQPEDLPDDAFVAADLTTLDGCAAVARAVGNRLGGVDSIIHVLGGSSAPAGGFAALDEAAWHRELSLNLFPAVRLDRALLPGMLAQGSGVVIHVTSIQDRLPLPDSTTAYAAAKAALSTYSKSLSKEVSPKGIRVVRVSPGWVETEAAVALAERLAAKAGSDYAGGQRIIMDALGGIPLGRPAKPLEVANLIAFLASPRAAAITGTEYVIDGGTIPVA; encoded by the coding sequence ATGTCCATGAATCTTGAACTTGCGGGCCAGCGCGTCCTGGTGACGGCCGGGACCAAGGGTATTGGCGGCGCTGTGGCCGGGCTCTTTCGCCACTACGGAGCCCGCGTGCTGGCTGTGGCCCGCACACAACCGGAAGATCTGCCGGATGACGCCTTTGTGGCCGCAGACCTGACCACCCTTGACGGCTGTGCCGCGGTTGCCCGGGCGGTTGGCAACCGGCTTGGCGGCGTGGACAGCATCATTCACGTGTTGGGCGGGTCCAGCGCCCCGGCCGGCGGTTTTGCCGCCCTGGACGAGGCGGCCTGGCACAGGGAACTGTCCCTCAACCTGTTTCCCGCCGTGCGCCTGGATCGCGCCCTGCTGCCCGGGATGCTGGCCCAGGGTTCCGGCGTCGTCATCCACGTCACCTCGATTCAGGATCGTCTCCCGCTCCCGGACTCCACGACGGCCTATGCAGCGGCCAAGGCGGCGCTGTCAACGTACAGCAAAAGCCTGTCCAAGGAGGTTTCCCCCAAAGGCATCCGGGTCGTGCGCGTCTCACCCGGCTGGGTCGAAACGGAAGCGGCCGTGGCCCTGGCCGAAAGGCTGGCCGCGAAGGCCGGCAGCGACTATGCAGGCGGCCAGCGGATCATCATGGATGCCCTGGGCGGCATTCCCCTTGGCCGCCCGGCAAAACCCCTTGAGGTGGCAAATCTCATCGCGTTTCTGGCCTCGCCCCGGGCAGCGGCCATCACCGGCACGGAGTATGTCATCGACGGCGGCACGATCCCGGTGGCCTAG
- a CDS encoding winged helix-turn-helix transcriptional regulator, translating to MRKAYTPETAAADVEKTLQVLEGRWKLIILFHLFGGKIQRYSELERLIPGVSPKMLAQQLRQLEADGLISRKLYPQVPPKVEYRLTAWGQALCPALDALLQWAEKRPEAGAPRE from the coding sequence ATGAGGAAAGCCTATACGCCCGAAACAGCGGCGGCGGATGTGGAAAAAACCCTGCAGGTGCTTGAGGGACGCTGGAAGTTGATTATTCTATTCCACTTGTTTGGTGGAAAAATCCAGCGTTACAGCGAGTTAGAGCGGCTCATTCCAGGTGTTTCCCCCAAGATGCTGGCCCAGCAATTGCGGCAGTTGGAGGCCGACGGCCTGATCTCCCGAAAACTGTATCCGCAAGTGCCTCCCAAGGTGGAGTACCGCCTGACGGCGTGGGGGCAGGCCCTGTGCCCGGCCCTGGATGCCCTGTTGCAATGGGCGGAGAAACGGCCTGAGGCCGGTGCCCCTCGGGAATAA